The proteins below come from a single Saccharopolyspora sp. SCSIO 74807 genomic window:
- a CDS encoding PQQ-dependent sugar dehydrogenase: protein MAASNRANRTTRRLRTAAGALLVAAAFAGCAQFPNEHPNAWKDQPSLEPQAGPQPSIEQPPPPPPPPGQPVPEEPAVPEGCVDPDPSVVATCLSPVGAVAVLPDGQSALVAERDTGRVLRVRKDSEPVEVARVPVDSSGDGGLTGLALSPSYQEDELFYAYASTGGGNQVLRVAPGDRPKPVLTGIPKGGSGNSGALLDDGQGGLLVATGDAGDPANAADPASLAGKVLRIDAFGAPAPGNPDPASPVVASGVTSPGGLCGSAAAGIWLTDRDASRDSLHRVQPGQPVGSAVWSWPDRPGVAGCAAAPNGIVVALREAAALYTLTPGPGGSITGEPAKVMENTYGRFSAAAMSKDGQLWLGTANKSGGRPVPSDDRVLRIDPPSGGTAGKD, encoded by the coding sequence GTGGCAGCCTCGAACCGCGCGAACCGCACGACCCGCCGCCTGCGGACGGCCGCGGGTGCGCTGCTCGTCGCGGCCGCGTTCGCCGGTTGCGCCCAGTTCCCGAACGAGCACCCGAACGCCTGGAAAGACCAGCCGTCGCTGGAACCGCAGGCCGGACCGCAGCCGTCGATCGAGCAACCGCCGCCACCACCGCCACCGCCCGGGCAGCCGGTGCCCGAGGAACCGGCCGTTCCGGAAGGCTGCGTGGACCCTGATCCGTCGGTCGTCGCTACCTGCTTGTCCCCGGTCGGCGCGGTCGCGGTGCTGCCGGACGGGCAGAGCGCGCTGGTCGCCGAACGCGACACCGGCCGGGTGCTGCGAGTGCGCAAGGACAGCGAACCGGTGGAGGTCGCCCGCGTCCCGGTCGACTCGTCCGGCGACGGAGGGCTGACCGGGCTCGCGCTGTCCCCCAGTTACCAGGAGGACGAGCTCTTCTACGCCTACGCCAGCACCGGCGGCGGCAACCAGGTCCTGCGCGTGGCGCCGGGCGACCGGCCGAAACCGGTGCTGACCGGCATCCCGAAGGGCGGCTCCGGCAATTCCGGTGCGCTGCTCGACGACGGCCAGGGCGGGCTGCTGGTGGCCACCGGCGATGCGGGCGATCCGGCGAACGCCGCGGACCCGGCTTCGCTGGCGGGCAAGGTGCTGCGCATCGACGCGTTCGGCGCGCCAGCGCCCGGCAACCCCGATCCGGCGTCGCCGGTGGTGGCCTCCGGGGTGACCAGTCCCGGCGGGCTGTGCGGATCGGCCGCGGCCGGGATCTGGCTGACCGACCGGGACGCCTCCCGCGACTCGCTGCACCGCGTGCAACCGGGTCAGCCGGTGGGGTCGGCGGTGTGGAGCTGGCCGGACCGGCCCGGAGTCGCCGGATGCGCCGCGGCGCCGAACGGGATCGTGGTGGCGTTGCGCGAGGCCGCGGCGCTGTACACGCTCACGCCCGGGCCCGGCGGTTCGATCACCGGGGAACCCGCCAAGGTCATGGAGAACACCTACGGCCGGTTCTCCGCCGCGGCGATGAGCAAGGACGGGCAGCTCTGGCTGGGCACCGCGAACAAATCCGGTGGCCGCCCGGTACCCAGCGACGACCGGGTGCTGCGCATCGACCCGCCGAGCGGCGGCACCGCGGGCAAGGACTGA
- a CDS encoding potassium/proton antiporter has protein sequence MQQLYVALLAGGLVLLASIVATRAASRVGLPALLLFLVVGLAIGEDGLGLRFDDAQLAQNLGTAALAVILVEGGLTTRWADVRALLAPSGMLATVGVGVSVAVTATGAHLLIGLDWQPALLLGAIVSSTDAAAVFSVLRTLPVPRRVAGLLEAESGFNDAPTVILVLLFSSIPLSIEPVGVAANLLYQLVVGAVVGFAVGKLGAWGLRRIELPASGLYPLAMFGLGVVAFATSGAIAASGFLAAYVAGLVLANSGLPHRASLRSFAEGLGWLAQIGLFVLLGLLVTPHELLPELLPALVVGLVLLLVARPLSVAVSLVLFKLPWREQVFVSWAGLRGAVPIVLATFPVVAGVPGSSRVLGLVFVLVAVFTLVQGPGLLRLARLLGLIRADAAQEIQVEVAPLDVLDAELLTVSIPPGSQLHYVTVLELRLPDPSVITLVIRGETSFVPSPETRLSTGDELLIMTTAAVRTATERRLRAVGRRGRLAHWFGEYGDPD, from the coding sequence TTGCAGCAGCTGTACGTGGCGCTGCTGGCAGGTGGACTCGTGCTGCTGGCGAGCATCGTGGCCACCCGCGCGGCTTCCCGGGTCGGACTGCCCGCGCTGCTGCTGTTCCTCGTCGTCGGGCTCGCGATCGGCGAGGACGGGCTCGGGCTGCGCTTCGACGACGCCCAGCTCGCGCAGAACCTCGGCACCGCCGCGCTGGCGGTGATCCTGGTCGAAGGCGGGCTCACCACCAGGTGGGCGGACGTGCGCGCGCTGCTGGCGCCTTCCGGGATGCTGGCCACGGTCGGCGTCGGCGTGAGCGTGGCGGTCACCGCGACCGGCGCGCATCTGCTGATCGGGCTGGACTGGCAGCCCGCGCTGCTGCTCGGGGCGATCGTGTCGTCCACCGACGCCGCCGCGGTGTTCTCCGTGCTGCGCACGCTGCCGGTGCCGCGGCGCGTGGCGGGCCTGCTGGAGGCGGAGTCCGGGTTCAACGACGCGCCGACGGTGATCCTGGTGCTGCTGTTCAGCAGCATCCCGTTGAGCATCGAACCGGTCGGGGTGGCCGCGAACCTGCTCTACCAGCTCGTCGTCGGCGCCGTGGTCGGGTTCGCCGTCGGCAAGCTCGGCGCCTGGGGGCTGCGGCGGATCGAGCTGCCCGCTTCGGGGCTGTACCCGCTGGCGATGTTCGGGCTGGGAGTGGTCGCGTTCGCCACGTCCGGAGCGATCGCCGCTTCCGGTTTCCTCGCCGCCTACGTCGCGGGATTGGTGCTGGCGAACTCCGGCCTGCCGCATCGGGCTTCGCTGCGCTCGTTCGCCGAAGGGCTCGGCTGGCTGGCGCAGATCGGCCTGTTCGTGCTGCTGGGACTGCTGGTCACGCCGCACGAGCTGCTGCCGGAGCTGCTGCCCGCACTGGTCGTGGGCCTGGTGCTGCTGCTGGTGGCGCGGCCGCTGTCGGTGGCGGTGTCGCTGGTGCTGTTCAAGCTGCCGTGGCGCGAGCAGGTCTTCGTGTCGTGGGCGGGCCTGCGCGGCGCGGTGCCGATCGTGCTGGCGACGTTCCCGGTGGTGGCCGGGGTGCCGGGCAGCAGCCGGGTGCTCGGCCTGGTGTTCGTGCTGGTCGCGGTGTTCACGCTGGTGCAGGGGCCGGGACTGCTGCGGCTGGCGCGGTTGCTGGGGCTGATCCGGGCGGACGCGGCGCAGGAGATCCAGGTCGAGGTGGCGCCGCTGGACGTGCTCGACGCGGAGCTGCTGACGGTGTCGATCCCGCCGGGCTCGCAGCTGCACTACGTGACGGTGCTGGAGCTGCGGCTGCCCGACCCGAGCGTGATCACGCTGGTCATCCGCGGCGAGACCTCGTTCGTGCCGAGCCCGGAAACCCGCCTGTCCACCGGCGACGAACTGCTGATCATGACGACGGCCGCGGTCCGCACCGCGACCGAGCGCCGACTGCGCGCGGTGGGCCGCCGCGGCCGCCTGGCCCACTGGTTCGGCGAATACGGCGACCCCGACTGA
- the gatB gene encoding Asp-tRNA(Asn)/Glu-tRNA(Gln) amidotransferase subunit GatB — MTAVAEIMDYEEVLERFDPVLGLEVHVELSTATKMFCGCANAFGAEPNTQVCPVCLGLPGALPVVNGKAVESAIRIGLALNCQVAEWCRFARKNYFYPDMPKNFQTSQYDEPIVFDGHLDVALDDGETFRVEIERAHMEEDTGKSLHVGGATGRIHGAEHSLLDYNRAGVPLIEIVTKPITGAGERAPEVARAYVAALRDLLRSLEVSDVRMDQGSLRCDANVSLMAKDAAEFGTRTETKNVNSLRSVERAVRYEMRRHAAVLVSGGEIKQETRHFDEASAATSAGRPKETSEDYRYFPEPDLVPIAPSREWVGELSQTLPELPWERRKRIQQEWSLSDEELRDLVNAGALDLVASTVDAGAAPSEARSWWVAYLSQQANTRGVELGELPIQPAQVARVIELVTEGKLTHKLARQVVDGVLDGQGEPDEVVAAQGLEVVSDDSELQAAVDEALAAQPDVVEKIRGGKVQAAGAVVGAVMKATGGKADAKRVRELILAACGQ; from the coding sequence GTGACCGCGGTCGCCGAGATCATGGACTACGAGGAGGTCCTGGAGCGGTTCGACCCGGTGCTGGGCCTCGAGGTGCACGTGGAGCTGTCCACGGCCACCAAGATGTTCTGCGGCTGCGCCAACGCCTTCGGCGCCGAACCGAACACCCAGGTCTGCCCGGTGTGCCTGGGCCTGCCCGGTGCGCTGCCGGTGGTCAACGGCAAAGCGGTGGAATCGGCGATCCGGATCGGGCTCGCGCTGAACTGCCAGGTCGCCGAGTGGTGCCGGTTCGCGCGGAAGAACTACTTCTACCCGGACATGCCGAAGAACTTCCAGACCTCGCAGTACGACGAGCCGATCGTCTTCGACGGCCACCTCGACGTGGCGCTCGACGACGGGGAGACCTTCCGCGTCGAGATCGAGCGCGCGCACATGGAGGAGGACACCGGCAAGTCGCTGCACGTCGGCGGTGCCACCGGGCGGATCCACGGCGCCGAGCACTCGTTGCTGGACTACAACCGGGCCGGGGTGCCGCTGATCGAGATCGTCACCAAGCCGATCACCGGCGCAGGCGAACGCGCGCCCGAGGTGGCGCGGGCCTACGTGGCCGCGCTGCGGGACCTGCTGCGCTCGCTGGAGGTCTCCGACGTGCGGATGGACCAGGGCTCGCTGCGCTGCGACGCGAACGTGTCGCTGATGGCCAAGGACGCGGCGGAGTTCGGCACCCGCACCGAGACGAAGAACGTGAACTCGCTGCGCAGCGTCGAGCGGGCGGTGCGCTACGAGATGCGGCGGCACGCGGCGGTGCTGGTCTCCGGCGGCGAGATCAAGCAGGAGACGCGGCACTTCGACGAGGCTTCCGCGGCGACCTCGGCCGGTCGGCCGAAGGAGACCTCGGAGGACTACCGCTACTTCCCGGAGCCGGACCTGGTGCCGATCGCCCCGTCCCGCGAGTGGGTCGGCGAGCTGTCCCAGACGCTGCCGGAACTGCCCTGGGAGCGGCGCAAGCGCATCCAGCAGGAGTGGTCGCTGTCCGATGAGGAACTGCGCGACCTGGTCAACGCGGGCGCGCTGGACCTGGTCGCATCCACTGTGGACGCCGGCGCGGCGCCGTCCGAGGCGCGGTCCTGGTGGGTGGCCTACCTGTCCCAGCAGGCCAACACCCGCGGCGTCGAGCTCGGCGAGCTGCCGATCCAGCCCGCGCAGGTCGCGCGGGTGATCGAGCTGGTCACCGAAGGAAAGCTGACGCACAAGCTGGCGCGCCAGGTCGTCGACGGCGTGCTCGACGGGCAGGGCGAGCCGGACGAGGTCGTGGCCGCCCAAGGGCTGGAGGTCGTCTCCGACGACTCCGAGCTGCAGGCCGCGGTGGACGAGGCGCTGGCCGCGCAGCCGGACGTGGTCGAGAAGATCCGCGGCGGCAAGGTGCAGGCCGCGGGTGCGGTCGTCGGCGCGGTCATGAAGGCGACCGGCGGCAAGGCCGACGCCAAGCGCGTCCGCGAACTCATCCTCGCCGCCTGCGGGCAGTGA